One window of Chamaesiphon minutus PCC 6605 genomic DNA carries:
- a CDS encoding ATP-dependent Clp protease proteolytic subunit, with translation MPVDRILNVPYNLPGSQYWQWINIYTRMSQERIIFLNQPITDGLANSMVSSLLYLESVDNTKPIYLYINSLGDPVAAGMAGQEIGMMSVMAGLAIYDTIKHIKSEVYTICLGQAMGIATLLLSAGTPGKRASLPHASIGLMPARAGSRGQASDIVINAAEVLAKKTNIIDVLAQNTGQSPEKIERDSERMFYMTAHEAQAYGLIDRVLESSKEL, from the coding sequence ATGCCTGTCGATCGGATTTTAAACGTACCTTACAACCTTCCTGGCAGTCAATATTGGCAGTGGATTAACATCTACACGCGGATGAGTCAGGAACGGATTATCTTCCTCAACCAGCCGATTACCGATGGATTGGCAAATAGCATGGTGTCATCGCTGCTGTATCTAGAGTCAGTCGATAATACCAAGCCGATCTACCTGTATATCAACTCACTGGGCGATCCTGTCGCCGCTGGGATGGCAGGACAAGAAATCGGGATGATGTCTGTGATGGCTGGATTGGCAATCTATGACACCATCAAGCACATCAAGTCTGAGGTTTATACGATCTGTCTCGGTCAAGCAATGGGTATTGCCACACTCTTGCTATCTGCGGGCACACCGGGCAAACGTGCCAGTCTCCCTCATGCCTCGATCGGCTTAATGCCAGCCCGTGCGGGCAGCCGAGGACAAGCTTCGGATATTGTCATTAATGCTGCCGAAGTCTTGGCAAAAAAAACCAACATCATCGATGTACTCGCTCAAAATACAGGTCAATCGCCCGAAAAAATCGAGCGAGACAGCGAACGGATGTTTTATATGACCGCCCACGAAGCCCAAGCCTACGGCTTAATCGATCGAGTCTTAGAAAGCTCGAAAGAGTTGTAA
- a CDS encoding ATP-dependent Clp protease proteolytic subunit, translating into MSIGVPSVPYRLPGSTNEQWINIYDRLFRERIIFMFEEVDAGMANAIVAYMLYLDSEDSSKPIYLYINSPGGEITAGMAIYDTIQHIKSEVVTICVGLAASMGAFLLAAGSPGKRLALPHARIMIHQPLGGTGRMQASDIQIEAKHILETRTLLNQLMADRSGQTLAQIEKDTDRDNFMSAAEAMAYGLIDKVVETANVR; encoded by the coding sequence ATGTCAATCGGCGTTCCTAGCGTTCCATATCGCTTACCTGGTAGTACTAACGAACAGTGGATTAATATCTACGATCGATTATTTCGCGAGCGGATTATCTTCATGTTTGAAGAAGTCGATGCTGGCATGGCAAATGCGATCGTGGCTTATATGCTCTATTTAGATTCTGAAGACTCCAGCAAACCGATCTATCTCTATATCAACTCCCCTGGCGGCGAAATTACTGCCGGGATGGCAATTTACGACACGATCCAGCATATTAAGTCAGAAGTTGTCACCATTTGCGTCGGGTTGGCTGCTTCGATGGGTGCTTTTTTACTCGCGGCTGGTAGCCCTGGCAAACGCTTGGCGTTACCCCACGCACGAATCATGATCCATCAACCTTTAGGTGGTACCGGACGGATGCAAGCATCGGATATTCAAATCGAAGCCAAGCATATCCTCGAAACTCGCACGCTGCTCAATCAGTTGATGGCGGATCGATCTGGCCAAACCTTAGCACAGATCGAAAAAGATACCGATCGAGATAACTTTATGTCCGCAGCCGAAGCAATGGCATACGGTTTAATCGATAAAGTTGTCGAAACTGCTAATGTCCGCTAA
- a CDS encoding RluA family pseudouridine synthase encodes MNVINTVGVTNLAIEERFSDEEVAEVIELTVATDDLTEPRIDLWLAAQLPDFSRSRWQKLISQGHVRVGDRDCNDKKYKLKSGDRVCVVIPPPDALDLIPEAIPLDILYEDECLLVVNKPAGMVVHPSAGHSTGTLVHALLAHCPLSSIGGIQRPGIVHRLDKDTTGAIAIAKTDFAHQHLQQQLQAKTARREYLGVVYGAPKVDSGTIDLPIGRHPVDRQKNAIVPLDRGGRSAITHWQIEERLRGFTLIRFRLQTGRTHQIRVHAAQMGHPIVGDPVYGTGRSIGINLPGQALHARQLQLIHPHTAELISATAPIPSYFLTLLQVLRKR; translated from the coding sequence ATGAACGTAATAAATACAGTTGGCGTAACTAATTTAGCAATCGAGGAACGATTCTCGGATGAGGAAGTAGCTGAAGTTATCGAATTAACTGTCGCAACTGACGATCTCACCGAACCGCGAATTGACTTGTGGTTAGCCGCACAATTACCCGATTTTTCGAGATCGCGTTGGCAAAAACTCATTTCTCAAGGACACGTTCGAGTTGGCGATCGAGACTGCAATGACAAAAAGTATAAATTAAAATCTGGCGATCGAGTCTGTGTTGTCATCCCACCGCCAGATGCGCTCGATCTAATACCCGAAGCAATTCCACTCGATATCCTTTACGAAGATGAATGCCTATTAGTTGTAAATAAACCCGCAGGCATGGTAGTTCATCCCTCCGCCGGACACAGTACTGGTACCTTGGTTCATGCCCTACTCGCTCATTGTCCGCTCTCTAGTATCGGTGGCATTCAGCGTCCTGGTATCGTCCACCGTTTGGACAAAGATACCACTGGTGCGATCGCGATCGCCAAGACCGATTTTGCCCACCAGCACCTCCAACAACAGCTTCAAGCTAAAACTGCTAGGCGCGAGTATTTAGGGGTAGTCTACGGGGCACCAAAGGTCGATAGTGGGACGATCGATTTACCGATCGGACGCCATCCGGTCGATCGCCAAAAAAATGCGATCGTGCCGCTCGATCGTGGTGGTAGATCTGCTATTACTCATTGGCAGATCGAAGAAAGATTGCGCGGCTTTACCCTAATTAGATTTCGTCTACAAACTGGCAGAACTCATCAGATCCGCGTTCATGCGGCACAAATGGGACATCCGATCGTCGGCGATCCGGTATATGGAACGGGGAGATCGATTGGCATCAATCTGCCAGGACAAGCTCTCCACGCGCGGCAGCTACAGCTAATTCATCCCCATACCGCAGAGCTGATTAGTGCCACAGCACCGATCCCTAGTTATTTCCTTACTTTACTCCAAGTACTGCGCAAACGTTGA
- a CDS encoding ion channel, with amino-acid sequence MKNRFRRSRTVRIANQDGRLVIHGMGNWYHLWRDPYHLLLTVPWIGFIGIVSVAYLLLNTVFALAYLVGGDCLEGARPGSFTDAFFFSVQTLASIGYGAIHPKNFYANCVVTLEAIASLLLMAVVTGLAFARFSRPIAKVLFSKFIIITTHNRQQTLMFRVANERHNFILESTAQVYLIMDEITAEGDFMRRIQELKLLRHRTPSLILTWTIAHQIDADSPLYGLTTLDLQHRHAAISVLIDGVDETVAYKITARHSYNTAEIIFDRQFEDIIHKAENGDRYFDYSRFHQLRSIEEIEERNVDLL; translated from the coding sequence ATGAAGAATAGATTTCGCCGCAGTCGGACTGTGAGAATTGCCAATCAAGATGGTAGACTTGTCATTCACGGAATGGGAAATTGGTATCACCTATGGCGAGACCCTTATCATTTACTACTAACTGTGCCGTGGATTGGATTTATCGGCATTGTTTCGGTAGCTTACTTGCTGCTTAATACTGTGTTTGCGTTGGCATATTTAGTTGGTGGAGATTGCTTGGAAGGCGCGCGTCCGGGTTCTTTTACCGATGCCTTCTTTTTTAGCGTCCAGACTTTAGCTTCAATCGGTTATGGTGCGATCCATCCCAAGAATTTTTATGCTAACTGCGTGGTGACGCTCGAAGCGATTGCGAGTTTGTTATTAATGGCGGTAGTAACGGGACTAGCTTTTGCGAGATTTTCGCGTCCGATCGCCAAAGTATTATTTAGTAAGTTTATCATTATTACCACTCACAATCGGCAGCAGACGCTGATGTTTCGAGTTGCCAACGAGCGTCATAATTTTATTTTGGAATCTACGGCTCAAGTTTATTTGATTATGGATGAAATTACTGCTGAAGGTGACTTTATGCGACGGATTCAAGAACTAAAATTGTTACGCCACCGTACTCCCAGTTTAATCCTAACTTGGACGATCGCGCACCAGATCGATGCCGATAGTCCGTTATATGGTCTCACTACTCTCGATTTGCAGCACCGACATGCTGCGATTAGCGTGTTGATTGATGGTGTCGATGAGACGGTTGCTTATAAAATTACCGCCCGACACAGCTACAATACCGCTGAAATTATCTTCGATCGACAGTTTGAGGATATCATTCACAAAGCCGAAAACGGAGATCGCTACTTTGACTATAGTCGATTTCATCAACTGCGATCGATTGAGGAAATTGAGGAGCGGAATGTAGATCTGTTATGA